In Papio anubis isolate 15944 chromosome 20, Panubis1.0, whole genome shotgun sequence, a single window of DNA contains:
- the SIGLEC14 gene encoding sialic acid-binding Ig-like lectin 14 isoform X2 encodes MLPLLLLPLLWGGSLQEEPGYKLQVQKSVTVQEGLCVLVPCSFSYPWNSWYSPPPLYVYWFRDGENQYFGEPVATNNPDRQVKSETQRRFRLLGDVSKKNCSLSIGDARMGDTGNYSFRVERGRNVKYTYLQNKLNLEVTALTEKPDVHFLEPLESGRLTRLSCSLPGSCEAGRPLTFSWTGDALSPLDPETTRSSELTLTPRPEDHGTNLTCHVKRQGAQVTTERTVQLNVSSLRILSNGMSVPIVEGQSLFLTCTVDSNPPASLSWFRDGKALNPSQTSVSGILELPNIGAREGGEFTCRVQHPLGSQHLSFILSVQRSSSSCICVTEKQEGSWPLVLTLIRGALMGVGFLLTYGLTWIYYTRCGGPQGSRDERPG; translated from the exons ATGctgcccctgctgctgctgcccctgctgTGGGGGG GGTCCCTGCAGGAGGAGCCAGGGTACAAGCTGCAAGTGCAGAAGTCGGTGACGGTGCAGGAGGGTCTGTGCGTCCTCGTGCCCTGCTCCTTCTCTTACCCCTGGAATTCCTGGtactcccctcccccactctaCGTCTACTGGTTCCGGGACGGGGAGAACCAATACTTTGGGGAGCCTGTGGCCACAAACAACCCAGACAGACAAGTGAAGTCAGAGACCCAGCGCCGATTCCGCCTCCTTGGGGATGTCTCGAAGAAGAACTGCTCCTTGAGCATCGGAGATGCCAGAATGGGGGACACGGGAAACTATTCTTTCCGCgtggagagaggaaggaatgtAAAATATACCTACCTTCAGAATAAGCTGAACTTGGAGGTGACAG CCCTGACAGAGAAACCCGACGTCCACTTTCTGGAGCCTCTGGAGTCCGGCCGCCTCACAAGGCTGAGCTGCAGCCTTCCAGGATCCTGTGAAGCGGGACGACCTCTCACATTCTCCTGGACGGGGGATGCCCTCAGCCCCCTGGACCCAGAAACCACCCGGTCCTCGGAGCTCACCCTCACCCCGAGGCCCGAGGACCATGGCACCAACCTCACCTGTCATGTGAAACGCCAAGGAGCTCAGGTGACCACGGAGAGAACTGTCCAGCTCAATGTCTCCT CCCTGCGGATCCTGAGCAATGGCATGTCGGTGCCCATCGTGGAGGGCCAGTCCCTGTTCCTGACCTGCACAGTTGACAGCAACCCCCCTGCCTCACTGAGCTGGTTCCGGGACGGAAAAGCCCTGAATCCCTCCCAGACCTCAGTGTCTGGGATCCTGGAGCTGCCCAACATAGGGGCTAGAGAGGGAGGGGAATTCACCTGCAGGGTTCAGCACCCGCTGGGCTCCCAGCACCTGTCCTTCATCCTTTCTGTGCAGA GAAGCTCCTCTTCCTGCATATGTGTAACCGAGAAACAGGAGGGCTCCTGGCCCCTCGTCCTCACCCTGATCAGGGGGGCTCTCATGGGGGTTGGCTTCCTCCTCACCTACGGCCTCACCTGGATCTACTATACCAG GTGTGGAGGCCCCCAGGGGAGTAGGGATGAGAGGCCAGGCTGA
- the SIGLEC5 gene encoding sialic acid-binding Ig-like lectin 5 isoform X2, translating into MLPLLLLPLLWGGSLQEEPGYKLQVQKSVTVQEGLCVLVPCSFSYPWNSWYSPPPLYVYWFRDGENQYFAEPVATNNPDRQVKSETQRRFRLLGDVSKKNCSLSIGDARMGDTGSYSFRVERGRNVKYTYLQNKLNLEVTALTEKPDVHFLEPLESGRLTRLSCSLPGSCEAGRPLTFSWTGDALSPLDPETTRSSELTLTPRPEDHGTNLTCHVKRQGAQVTTERTVQLNVSSLEILQNTSTLLVLEGQALRLLCEAPSNPPAHLSWFQASSAPNATPITDTGILELPRVEFAKEGVFTCRAQHPLGSLHIFLNLSVYSLPQLLGPSCSWEAESLHCSCSFRAWPAPSLCWWLGEKPLEGNSSQGSFKVNFSSAGPWANSSLILHGGLTSGLKVSCKGWNINGSQSGSVVLLQGRLNLRTGVVPAALGGAGVMALLCICLCLIFFLMIPGRSPGQTAPETKHLLLGIPLPWENNRSSIMPPSAFLR; encoded by the exons ATGctgcccctgctgctgctgcccctgctgTGGGGGG ggtcCCTGCAGGAGGAGCCAGGGTACAAGCTGCAAGTGCAGAAGTCGGTGACGGTGCAGGAGGGTCTGTGCGTCCTCGTGCCCTGCTCCTTCTCTTACCCCTGGAATTCCTGGtactcccctcccccactctaCGTCTACTGGTTCCGGGACGGGGAGAACCAATACTTTGCTGAGCCTGTGGCCACAAACAACCCAGACAGACAAGTGAAGTCAGAGACCCAGCGCCGATTCCGCCTCCTTGGGGATGTCTCGAAGAAGAACTGCTCCTTGAGCATCGGAGATGCCAGAATGGGGGACACGGGAAGCTATTCTTTCCGCgtggagagaggaaggaatgtAAAATATACCTACCTTCAGAATAAGCTGAACTTGGAGGTGACAG CCCTGACAGAGAAACCCGACGTCCACTTTCTGGAGCCTCTGGAGTCCGGCCGCCTCACAAGGCTGAGCTGTAGCCTTCCAGGATCCTGTGAAGCGGGACGACCTCTCACATTCTCCTGGACGGGGGATGCCCTCAGCCCCCTGGACCCAGAAACCACCCGGTCCTCGGAGCTCACCCTCACCCCGAGGCCCGAGGACCATGGCACCAACCTCACCTGTCATGTGAAACGCCAAGGAGCTCAGGTGACCACGGAGAGAACTGTCCAGCTCAACGTCTCCT CCCTAGAGATCCTGCAAAACACCTCGACGCTTCTGGTCCTGGAGGGCCAGGCTCTGCGGCTGCTCTGTGAAGCTCCCAGCAACCCCCCTGCACACCTGAGCTGGTTCCAGGCATCCTCTGCCCCGAACGCCACCCCCATCACCGATACTGGGATATTGGAGCTTCCTCGAGTAGAGTTTGCAAAAGAAGGAGTCTTTACCTGCCGCGCTCAGCACCCGCTGGGCTCCCTGCACATTTTTCTGAATCTCTCAGTTTACT ccctccCACAGCTGCTGGGCCCCTCCtgctcctgggaggctgagagtcTGCACTGCAGCTGCTCCTTTCGAGCCTGGCCGGCTCCCTCCCTGTGCTGGTGGCTTGGGGAGAAGCCACTGGAGGGGAACAGCAGCCAGGGCTCATTCAAGGTCAACTTCAGCTCAGCCGGGCCCTGGGCCAACAGCTCCCTGATCCTCCACGGTGGGCTCACCTCTGGCCTCAAAGTCAGCTGCAAGGGCTGGAACATCAATGGGTCCCAGAGCGGCTCTGTCGTGCTGCTGCAAG GGAGACTGAACCTCAGGACAGGAGTGGTTCCTGCAGCCCTTGGTGGTGCTGGTGTCATGGCCCTGCTCTGTATCTGTCTGTGCCTCATCTTCTTTTTAAT
- the SIGLEC14 gene encoding sialic acid-binding Ig-like lectin 14 isoform X1, protein MLPLLLLPLLWGGSLQEEPGYKLQVQKSVTVQEGLCVLVPCSFSYPWNSWYSPPPLYVYWFRDGENQYFGEPVATNNPDRQVKSETQRRFRLLGDVSKKNCSLSIGDARMGDTGNYSFRVERGRNVKYTYLQNKLNLEVTALTEKPDVHFLEPLESGRLTRLSCSLPGSCEAGRPLTFSWTGDALSPLDPETTRSSELTLTPRPEDHGTNLTCHVKRQGAQVTTERTVQLNVSYAPQSLAISIFFRNGTGTALRILSNGMSVPIVEGQSLFLTCTVDSNPPASLSWFRDGKALNPSQTSVSGILELPNIGAREGGEFTCRVQHPLGSQHLSFILSVQRSSSSCICVTEKQEGSWPLVLTLIRGALMGVGFLLTYGLTWIYYTRCGGPQGSRDERPG, encoded by the exons ATGctgcccctgctgctgctgcccctgctgTGGGGGG GGTCCCTGCAGGAGGAGCCAGGGTACAAGCTGCAAGTGCAGAAGTCGGTGACGGTGCAGGAGGGTCTGTGCGTCCTCGTGCCCTGCTCCTTCTCTTACCCCTGGAATTCCTGGtactcccctcccccactctaCGTCTACTGGTTCCGGGACGGGGAGAACCAATACTTTGGGGAGCCTGTGGCCACAAACAACCCAGACAGACAAGTGAAGTCAGAGACCCAGCGCCGATTCCGCCTCCTTGGGGATGTCTCGAAGAAGAACTGCTCCTTGAGCATCGGAGATGCCAGAATGGGGGACACGGGAAACTATTCTTTCCGCgtggagagaggaaggaatgtAAAATATACCTACCTTCAGAATAAGCTGAACTTGGAGGTGACAG CCCTGACAGAGAAACCCGACGTCCACTTTCTGGAGCCTCTGGAGTCCGGCCGCCTCACAAGGCTGAGCTGCAGCCTTCCAGGATCCTGTGAAGCGGGACGACCTCTCACATTCTCCTGGACGGGGGATGCCCTCAGCCCCCTGGACCCAGAAACCACCCGGTCCTCGGAGCTCACCCTCACCCCGAGGCCCGAGGACCATGGCACCAACCTCACCTGTCATGTGAAACGCCAAGGAGCTCAGGTGACCACGGAGAGAACTGTCCAGCTCAATGTCTCCT ATGCTCCCCAGAGCCTCGCCATCAGCATCTTCTTCAGAAATGGCACAGGCACAG CCCTGCGGATCCTGAGCAATGGCATGTCGGTGCCCATCGTGGAGGGCCAGTCCCTGTTCCTGACCTGCACAGTTGACAGCAACCCCCCTGCCTCACTGAGCTGGTTCCGGGACGGAAAAGCCCTGAATCCCTCCCAGACCTCAGTGTCTGGGATCCTGGAGCTGCCCAACATAGGGGCTAGAGAGGGAGGGGAATTCACCTGCAGGGTTCAGCACCCGCTGGGCTCCCAGCACCTGTCCTTCATCCTTTCTGTGCAGA GAAGCTCCTCTTCCTGCATATGTGTAACCGAGAAACAGGAGGGCTCCTGGCCCCTCGTCCTCACCCTGATCAGGGGGGCTCTCATGGGGGTTGGCTTCCTCCTCACCTACGGCCTCACCTGGATCTACTATACCAG GTGTGGAGGCCCCCAGGGGAGTAGGGATGAGAGGCCAGGCTGA